The Larimichthys crocea isolate SSNF unplaced genomic scaffold, L_crocea_2.0 scaffold380, whole genome shotgun sequence genomic interval GTCTTTCCTGTCATGTGACTGAAGGCACCTTAAACTACATcattaataatgtgtttatattatgttattacaATGTTCACAGTGTTAATCATCATATTTTAGGTTCAACAGTAATGGATCATAAAATAAGTCAATGAAGAATCGTGTTTCCAGtttgtttattgatttaatgaCCATCTCCATGACATCGTCTTCATGACATCATCTCCATGACATCATTAACAGAGTTAAAGAGCAAAGCAGcttcactttattttgacagatctGAAGTTAAAGGGGCAGcttcctgcaaaaaaaaaaaatagtttatctaaataaaatcataattttgttgaataaatcagattttttttctttgaaatgatgACATCATGAATCACAGATGACATCATAAAGATTCAGTGAGCCTGTGATACATTGCTAGTGCTAAGCACTAACTAGCTAACCACTAACTCAGCTAACGgctctctgacttcctgtgaacatgatgaatgaataattagCTCATGTTTCTGCCttaatgaattaatatttatattgattactaacaaatattttgatgcttcctgtttgttcatAAATAATTTTAACCGTTAAACGATGACTGAATAAATGTAAAGTGATGAAGGAGTTAGACAAGCTGAAGATGCAGCTGTTATGTTTACAACCACAGGTGGCGCTACAGATCAGCGTCCCTCTTCAGTGGATGCACCACCACATGACAGCCACCGACGCCAGCAGACCAATCACAGAGCTCGCTGCAGAGGAGGGGGCGGAGTTACACAGATCAGAGTTGCAGCACTTGAAGGTAAAACTGGAAACCTGAAAAAGATGAATGCAGTTGAAGATCAATGCAACCATTGGCGAGGGTTTAAGATCAGTGCAACCACTGACGAGGGTTTATGATTAATACAGTCATTGACTAGGGTTAGAGATTAATGTGGCCACTGACGAGGGTTAAAGATTAATGTGGTCATTGATGAGGGTTTAAGGTCAATGCAGTCATTGACGAGAGTTTAAGATCAATGCTGTCATTGACGAGGGTTTAAGATCAATGCTGTCATTGACGAGGGTTTAAGATCAATGTGACCATTGACAAGGGTTGAAGATTAATGCGGTCATTGACGAGGGTTCAAGATCGTATCTGAAGCTAAACCCCGACTCATTGCTAATTGTCTTTGAGGCTGACACTTTTCTACATTGCTGATACTGTTAGCATCTTGCTGTATGTCCATCAGTGATGAATGAAGAGTCGCCTCACGTAAGAAGGTTTGAGCAATATTTAACGGGTCTAACGGAGCTCTGGGTGGATCAGGACACTGTTCTGTATCTGAGAGTTCTCACTGTTTTTGACTTACATGTTTGCACACAGGTTCAGCACATTTAGCTTAGAAAATGTCCCTTTGAATCAGGATACTGTTAGCATGTTGATGTATATATTGTGTCACGGTTCAGGTGAGGAGGCCAGGTGTAGTGTTTACCTGGGGGAACATCTGGGCCAGTCGGCCATACTCGCAGTCTGAATACTTCAGACACTGACGGTAAGTCATTCCacctgcaacacaacacagaccaagctaaagctaacagagTAATCTGAACTGAAATGTTGGGCCAACCAGAATCCAGTATTCTGTATGGTTATGGTGCAGGTACAAGTACAGGTGCACAGGTGTGGAGATACCTCTCTCATTGAGTGTGAGACAGGCGTCGTCATAGCTACACTCTCTTTGTTTGGAGCAGCTGGCTGTGTAGTCCTTACAGCTGTAACACCGAATGGCCGttcctgaaacacaacacagatcTAGAGTCctgatccagatccagatcctTCAGGTATATACAGGAGAATCCAGATCCTTCAGGGCCAGAGGAATCCAGATACTTGAAGTATATACAGAAGAATCCAAATCCTTCAGGTACGTATAGAAGGATCCAGATCCTTCAGGTATATACAGGAGAATCCAGATCCTTCAGGTACGTACAGAAGAATCCAGATCCTTCAGGTATATATGGAAGAATCCGGATCCTTCAGATACGTACAGAAGAATCCAGATCCTTCAGATACGTACAGAAGAATCCAGATCCTTCAGGTCCAGAAAATCCAGACCCTTCAGGTATATACAGAAGAATCCAGATCCCTCAGGTATATACAGAAGAATCCAAATCCTTCAGGTACATACAGAAGAATCCAGATCCTTCAGGTATATACAGAAGAATCCAGATCCTTCAGGTATATACAGAAGAATCCAGACCCTTCAGGTACGTACAGAAGAATCCAGATCCTTCAGGTATATACAGAAGCATCCAGTTCCTTCAGGTACGTACAGAAGAATCTAGATCCTTCAGGTACGTACAGAAGAATCCAGATCCTTCAGGTACGTACAGAAGAATCCAATCCTTCAGGTATATACAGAAGAATCCAGATCCTTCAGGTACGTACAGAAGAATCTAGATCCTTCAGGTACATACAGAAGAATCCAGATCCTTCAGGTATGTACAGGAGAATCCAATCCTTCAGGTATGTACAGAAGAATCCAGATCCTTCAGGTACGTACAGAAGAATCCAGATCCTTCAGGTATATATAGGAGAATCCAATCCTTCAGGTATATACAGAAGAATCCAGATCCTTCAGGTACATACAGAAGAATCCAGATCATTCAGGTATATATAGGAGAATCCAATCCTTCAGGTATATACAGAAGAATCCAGATCCTTCAGGTACATACAGAAGAATCCAGATCCTTCAGGTACGTATAGAAGAATTCAGATCCAGACTCCAGTAAATAGTCTAATTCTCTAAAATCACTGTGAACTTGAATTAACGTTAtctcaaaaactcaaaacattttcagaactAAACCAGAATTCAACATctgtaaaacatatttatatatttatatttaccaCATAACATTTAAGATGTtcttaaatagattttttatatttagatttttttgtgaccaaaatgagtttcagatttaacaaacaaacacagaatcaaACATACCAAGTCCGATCAGAGCGGAGCAGATCACCAGACAGAACCCAAGGGAGCGCTTCATTTTCACCTCAGCTCACACGATCATCTGGAATCAGTCATAGCAGGACATTGATTCATTGTCCATGTACAAAAGTATAATGTGGACAGTGTGCACTCACCCAGCAGTAGTCACAGTaactctgcagctcagcagcacttttgttgttgtgttcgaGGACAGAGGAGACCGAGCAgggactctgactctgactcacAGTTGATTAGAGGCCACGCCCGCTGGGAGGAGCTTGTCAGCGCATGTTTGATCCGTTTGTTTCAATGTCAACTTGAGATCAGACCAACATCTTCGATACTGTGATTATATTTACACTCAGGTGGGTGTACCTGAAGACTGTACAGTCCTCTGTGCCTGAAGACTGCAGTCCTCTGTACCAGAAGATTACAGTCCTCTGTACCAGAAGTACCTGAAGACTACGGTCCTCTGTACCTGAAGACTGTAGGGTCCTCTGTACCTGAGGACTGTACGGTCCTCTGTACTGGAGGACTGTACGGTCCTCTGTACCTGAAGACTACAGTTCTCTGTACCAGAAGACTACAGGGTTAGACTGATCCCACGCGGCAATCTACGGGGTGTTGtttgcccagggcgcaaatgtagccagaaccagTGCTGCTGAAGACTGTACGGCCCTCTGTACCTGAAGACTGTACGGTCCGTTGTACCTGAAGACTGTACGGTCTTCTGTACCTGAAGACTGTACGGTCTTCTGTACCTAAAGACTGTACGGCCCTCTGTACCTGAAGACTGTACGGTCTTCTGTACTTGAAGACTGTACGGCCCTGAAGACTGTACGGCCCTCTGTACCTGAAGACTGTACGGTCCTCTGTACCTGAAGACTGTACGGTCTTCTGTACTTGAAGACTGTACAGTCTTCTGTACTTGAAGACTGTAGGATCCTCTGTACCTGAAGACTGTACGGTCTTCTGT includes:
- the LOC104934006 gene encoding CD59 glycoprotein-like; translated protein: MKRSLGFCLVICSALIGLGTAIRCYSCKDYTASCSKQRECSYDDACLTLNERGGMTYRQCLKYSDCEYGRLAQMFPQVSSFTFKCCNSDLCNSAPSSAASSVIGLLASVAVMWWCIH